A window from Plasmodium chabaudi chabaudi strain AS genome assembly, chromosome: 11 encodes these proteins:
- a CDS encoding phosphatidylinositol 4-kinase, putative has product MMEQEKQPMGEKEDPSISTNMINDEKEDQHEKLPEVENKCTELPDHNCNTQTDKSDNVCIQDPNMITSEEIQTINSKQGLSDNLNKNDYKQDTNLDEQNASSLNVQNVDDSNIVNIKSDLNGANEDNKNTFIDTNTSKNENMHNEGNDINLTSNQADKNIGDATIDANHIGVEKREDTNSVESGEHINDATYVEEKLQNENCLEKPNHNNESNAVENDCGEGKKLIDDAAEKNRRIIEMYEKKLETEINEKEKNKVDGPTESSDRFDGSISSISAKMRESISKIFREIPSSKPKIINEIKKNDNDENYENNKNEINPSNGNGSGGRDDRDNKPSFSRNTLKEGSLLRLFRCEYFDTHLHIRYLYDRKEVGVHEYLVNSLYTQRNPEDILFYLPQLCQISLVRYESSSLYRFLLDKASKSMHFALKLNWIYNSIVEDNIPKYKEISQKMIQEIEMAVVNCKPLNSECKIFKEDKKTDLLILAYPLLFKRKFIIKKIRTNEKINQIKTFNKFLSNSYSLKGFSNPVEKANILSSSNNSDRIFKETCFCSSHIKNNDQQNSDIVDGEKVEAPQPMHPNSEHINEETENNNYLGAEQNYNDGVCPKCAHIFEAKKEKKDKNQNKPLSPQMPSCYIINIGPLTAASGKIKLPSTYAKLGDPLSFSKFSLPDCNYSFDMIEELQQFFMKQRRCDYFSLLNNFINLLITTSNLLANETDIDARNTLLNKFLYSLNTWMIMRRCIVASCENIFSMTGLCIPMESISDSKSDRCGSRRKQKKSSKHLQILHFNNDECKIFFSKKRAPYLLVFEVADLDEDISHISDNTFYVSNRLFNIENYKNNNSIKTAQTNEKESGVKSYISDDEHSKNEKSDDELKHNNYILTKNYGGYNENGSSYECEMRPSYEEQNKKILINNSNKNIGRTSGNRYYESNENSYPYYDDKHYQEFYNYRDEQTSKLNSNTNSADDEPSEVSSTNSSLNYFKDLNAIKMNDLYVYNAIVNDLRRENLISFTSEDEENIYLIKKCIGLAKEKSNDGYSDKEYNNNEMERRKSRKQNNNDNKNEINSASNESSALGIKTDKFITTRSASMPNYLNNFKSADNNQTGENSDICEYNEASANSTDNQTAEQDENLKKTNQESGEACDKKETNLMKRVGNNNNGENSGKQASVLSSHPPNTRNCYYSVELPSMLPDISEYFKVENYLNEEFKKKNCKIIKTLLWGELFEDKKKKIRKISPYGKLKSWDLKSVIVKGGDDLRQELLASQLIKQFKIIFDNAGLPLWLRPYEILVTGSNSGIIEYVHDTCSVDSLKRKFGTDSISTIFNIVFADYIFEAKKNFIESHAAYSLISYLLQVKDRHNGNMLLDSYGHLIHIDYGFMLTNSPGNVNFETSPFKLTQEYLDIMDGENSDNYEYFRRLIVSGFLEARKHSEEIILLVELMMPALKMPCFANGTQFCIDSLKERFMTNLTVDTCIQRINALIEASINNFRSVQYDYFQRITNGIM; this is encoded by the exons ATGATGGAACAGGAAAAACAGCCGATGGGGGAAAAAGAAGATCCCTCTATCTCAACAAATATGATTAATGATGAAAAGGAAGATCAACATGAAAAACTACCAGaagttgaaaataaatgtacAGAATTACCTGACCATAATTGCAATACGCAAACTGACAAATCAGATAATGTTTGTATACAAGATCCAAATATGATAACAAGTGAAGAAATACAAACTATAAATAGCAAACAAGGCCTTAGtgacaatttaaataaaaacgatTATAAGCAGGATACAAATCTGGATGAACAAAATGCATCTAGCTTGAATGTTCAAAATGTGGATGATAGTAacattgtaaatataaaatctGATTTAAATGGTGCAAatgaagataataaaaatacctTTATAGACACAAACACaagtaaaaatgaaaatatgcataatgaAGGAAATGATATTAATCTTACTTCAAACCAAgcagataaaaatataggcGATGCGACTATTGATGCAAATCATATTGGAGTCGAAAAAAGAGAGGATACTAATTCAGTAGAAAGTGGCGAACACATAAATGATGCTACTTACGTCGAAGAAAAATtgcaaaatgaaaattgttTAGAAAAACCTAATCATAATAACGAATCAAATGCAGTAGAAAATGATTGTGGAGAgggtaaaaaattaatagacGATGCAGCAGAAAAAAATCGACGTATTATAGAAatgtatgaaaaaaaacttgAAACTgaaattaatgaaaaagaaaaaaataaagtagaTGGACCTACCGAATCAAGTGATAGATTTGATGGTAGTATCTCATCTATTAGTGCAAAAATGAGAGAAAGTATTTCCAAAATATTTAGAGAAATACCATCATCAAAACCTAAgattataaatgaaattaaaaaaaatgataatgatgaaaattatgaaaataataaaaatgaaataaaccCAAGTAATGGTAATGGAAGTGGGGGTCGAGATGATCGTGATAATAAACCGAGTTTCTCTCGAAATACTTTAAAAGAGGGAAGTCTTTTAAGGCTGTTTCGATGTGAATATTTTGACACTCATTTACATATtagatatttatatgatagAAAAGAAGTAGGGGTACATGAGTATTTAgtaaattcattatatactCAAAGAAATCCTgaagatatattattttacttaCCTCAATTATGTCAAATATCGTTAGTACGATATGAATCATCATCTCTTTATCGATTTCTTTTAGATAAAGCTAGTAAATCTATGCATTTTgctttaaaattaaattggATATACAATTCAATTGTTGAAGATAATATACCTAagtataaagaaatatctcaaaaaatgatacaAGAAATTGAAATGGCTGTAGTTAATTGTAAACCATTAAATAGTGaatgtaaaatttttaaggaagataaaaaaacggATCTTCTTATTTTGGCATACCcacttttatttaaaagaaaatttattataaaaaaaataagaacaaatgaaaaaataaatcaaattaaaacatttaataaatttcttAGTAATTCATATAGTTTAAAAGGATTTAGCAATCCAGTAGAAAaagcaaatatattatcatcttcaaataattcagacagaatatttaaagaaaCTTGTTTTTGTTCAAGTCATATTAAGAACAATGATCAGCAAAATAGTGATATAGTGGATGGAGAAAAAGTGGAAGCTCCTCAACCAATGCATCCAAATTCTGAACATATTAATGAGGAaacagaaaataataattatctCGGTGCAGAACAAAACTATAACGACGGGGTTTGTCCTAAATGCGCACATATTTTTGAGgcgaaaaaagaaaaaaaagataaaaatcaaaataaaccTTTATCACCCCAAATGCCATCatgttatataataaatatagggCCTTTAACTGCAGCATCggggaaaataaaattaccAAGTACTTATGCAAAATTAGGAGACCCATTAAGTTTTTCCAAATTTTCACTCCCAGATTGTAATTATAGTTTTGATATGATTGAAGAGCtacaacaattttttatgaaacaAAGAAGATGTGATTATTTTAGCTTGCtgaacaattttataaatttattaataacaaCATCTAATCTGTTAGCAAATGAAACTGATATAGATGCACGAAATACATTGctaaacaaatttttatattccttAAATACATGGATGATTATGAGAAGGTGTATAGTAGCTTCttgtgaaaatattttttccatgaCAGGTTTATGTATACCAATGGAATCAATATCTGATAGTAAATCAGATAGATGTGGATCAagaagaaaacaaaaaaagagTTCTAAAcatttacaaatattacattttaataatgatgaatgtaaaatatttttttcaaaaaaacgAGCACCATATTTATTGGTCTTTGAAGTAGCAGATTTAGATGAAGATATTTCACATATTAGTgataatacattttatgtAAGTAAtagattatttaatatagaaaattataagaatAACAATTCAATTAAAACGGCACAGactaatgaaaaagaatcAGGGGTAAAAAGTTATATCAGTGATGATGAGcattcaaaaaatgaaaaaagtgatgatgaattaaaacataataattatattcttacaaaaaattatggaggatataatgaaaatggtAGTTCCTATGAATGTGAGATGAGACCTAGTTATgaagaacaaaataaaaaaatattaataaataatagtaacaaaaatataggaAGAACTAGTGGAAATCGATACTATGAATCCAATGAAAACTCCTATCCATATTATGATGATAAACATTATCAAgagttttataattataggGACGAACAAACTAGCAAGCTAAATAGCAATACAAATAGTGCTGATGATGAACCTAGTGAAGTTAGTAGCACAAATAGTAGTTTAAACTATTTCAAAGATTTAAAtgcaataaaaatgaatgatctttatgtatataatgcTATAGTAAATGATTTAAGGAgagaaaatttaatatcttTTACTTCTgaagatgaagaaaatatatatcttattaaaaaatgcattgGATTAGCAAAAGAAAAATCAAATGATGGATATAGtgataaagaatataataacaatgaaatggaaagaagaaaatcaagaaaacaaaataacaatgataataaaaatgaaataaatagtgCATCTAATGAATCATCGGCACTAGGAATCAAAACagataaatttataaccACCAGATCTGCATCTATGCCAAACTATTTAAATAACTTCAAATCGGCTGATAATAATCAAACTGGAGAAAATAGCGATATATGCGAATATAACGAAGCAAGCGCTAACTCCACAGATAACCAAACTGCCGAACaagatgaaaatttaaaaaaaacaaatcaaGAAAGCGGAGAAGCATGcgataaaaaagaaacaaatttaatgaaaagggttggaaataataataatggagAAAATAGTGGAAAACAAGCTAGTGTATTATCATCACATCCTCCTAATACAAGAAACTGCTATTATTCTGTAGAATTACCTTCTATGTTACCAGATATAagtgaatattttaaagtcgaaaattatttaaatgaagaatttaaaaagaaaaattgtaaaattataaaaacattattatGGGGAGAATTATTTGAagataagaaaaaaaaaattcgaaAAATATCACCTTATGGTAAATTAAAATCTTGGGATCTTAAATCTGTCATAGTAAAAGGGGGTGATGATTTACGACAAGAATTATTAGCTTCTCAATTAATTAAACaattcaaaattatatttgataATGCTGGTTTGCCATTATGGTTACGCCcttatgaaatattagTCACTGGATCGAACTCAGGAATAATTGAATATGTCCATGATACTTGTTCTGTTGATTCACTCAAAAGAAAGTTTGGCACAGATAGCATTTCAACGATTTTCAACATCGTCTTTGCGGATTACATATTTGAGGCCAAAAAG AATTTTATAGAAAGCCATGCAGCGTACTCCTTAATTTCGTATTTGCTGCAAGTGAAGGATAGACATAACGGAAATATGTTATTAGATTCATATGGGCATCTAATACATATAGATTATGGGTTCATGCTAACAAACTCACCAGGAAATGTTAATTTTGAAACATCACCTTTTAAATTAACACAAGAATATTTAGATATTATGGATGGGGAAAATTCAgataattatgaatattttagaCGCCTCATTGTTAGCGGATTTTTAGAAGCTCGCAAACATTCTGAAGAAATTATTCTCCTTGTTGAGTTAATGATGCCAG CTCTGAAAATGCCATGCTTTGCGAATGGAACACAGTTTTGCATCGATTCCTTAAAAGAGAGATTTATGACAAATTTAACTGTTGACACG
- a CDS encoding asparagine--tRNA ligase, putative: MRIFFIHFLYLGPLIFLLVKCINKIPREIKKNNILMCDVLKKQRKLWRPWKIKSHKFNTFFLNNHDKMIYAFNRGIANGHNFVRAHHGGMRLFSTEKVGRTKIKELYNLETNNSEKKNYKICGWIKSVRTVGKSGFAFVDINDGSHYKNFQVVIDSGISNYQNVLKASRDDAIECFGELKCPIGKKQKVELSVYDLGKKHYIKLFKELNTDNVASNSSNASDSNIINANNDETCSTTYDNESMGVLEGENHEQSEKIEEEKSEAGLKDVYMISKKYHTKEYLRNFPHLRGRTKLYSSIFRLKSDLIIETFNYFKKKNYTYINTPILTSNDCEGGGELFHVTTSPNKNKKAETGAENVDSINEKKLFFKKPCYLNVSSQLALECLCCSIGDVFTINQSFRAENSNTSRHLSEFLMLEIELAFSDLNHIILESENYIKEMINFVLHKSEDIEYINEHHDQNIKKNLEEILKKPFVIITYEEAIQILKKRNNSNGTNFDLSESDISFEDQKYLTNIYFKSPVVIINYPDSIKPFYMKLNDDKKTVSCMDVIFPNIGEIAGGSERETNLNILKEQMKKNKLNIDLYNPYLELRKYGNIPHSGFGLGIDRLIMYILSISNIRDIVPFPRYPNYLFM; this comes from the exons atgagaatttttttcattcattttttatatttgggtccacttatatttttactagtaaaatgtattaataaaatacccagagaaataaaaaaaaataacattttaatGTGTGacgtattaaaaaaacaacgGAAATTATGGCGACCTTGGAAAATAAAGTCACACAaatttaatacattttttttaaataatcatgATAAAATGATCTATGCCTTTAACAGAGGAATTGCGAATGGGCACAACTTCGTTCGAGCACATCATGGGGGTATGCGTCTATTTTCCACCGAAAAAG TTGGAAGAaccaaaataaaagaattgtataatttagaaacaaataattctgaaaaaaaaaactataaaatatgtggATGGATTAAATCCGTTCGAACAGTGGGGAAAAGTGGGTTTGCCTTTGTTGACATTAATGATGGATCTcactataaaaattttcaagtGGTTATTGATTCAGGAATTtcaaattatcaaaatgttttaaaggCATCAAGAGATGATGCTATAGAATGCTTTGGAGAGTTGAAATGCCCAATAgggaaaaaacaaaaagtgGAATTGTCTGTTTATGATTTaggaaaaaaacattatataaaactttttaaagAATTGAACACCGACAATGTAGCTAGCAATTCCAGTAATGCATCCGATAGTAATATTATCAATgcaaataatgatgaaacaTGTAGTACAACTTATGATAATGAAAGTATGGGGGTATTAGAAGGGGAAAATCATGAACAATCtgaaaaaattgaagaagaaaaaagtGAAGCTGGGCTTAAAGATGTTTATATGATCTCTAAAAAGTATCATAcaaaagaatatttaagAAATTTTCCACATTTAAGAGGtagaacaaaattatatagtaGCATATTTCGGTTAAAGTCCGATTTAATTATAGAaacatttaattattttaaaaaaaaaaattatacatatattaatacacCTATATTAACAAGTAATGATTGTGAAGGAGGGGGAGAATTATTTCATGTCACTACCTCTccaaacaaaaataaaaaagcagAAACTGGTGCAGAAAATGTAGATtctataaatgaaaaaaagttattttttaaaaaaccaTGTTATTTAAATGTATCAAGTCAATTGGCATTGGAATGTTTATGTTGTTCTATTGGAGATGTATTTACTATAAATCAATCTTTTCGAGCAGAAAATTCAAACACATCTAGACATTTAAGTGAATTTCTTATGTTAGAAATAGAGCTAGCTTTTTCCGATttaaatcatataattttagaatcggaaaattatattaaagaaatgattaattttgttttacacAAATCAGAAGatattgaatatataaatgaacatcatgatcaaaatattaaaaaaaatttagaagaaattttaaaaaaaccatttgtaataataacatatgAAGAAGCAATCcaaatattgaaaaaaagaaataattctAATGGCACTAATTTTGATCTTTCAGAATCAGATATATCATTTGAAGATCAAAAATAtcttacaaatatatattttaaatctCCTGtagttattattaattatccAGATAGTATAAAaccattttatatgaaattaaatgatgataaaaaaacggTTTCTTGTATGGATGTAATTTTTCCAAATATTGGAGAAATTGCAGGGGGATCAGAAAGagaaacaaatttaaacatattaaaagaacaaatgaaaaaaaataaattaaacattgatttatataatccTTATCTTGaattaagaaaatatgGCAATATTCCTCATTCGGGATTCGGATTAGGAATCGATCGGTTAATTATGTACATTTTGTCGATATCTAACATACGAGATATTGTGCCATTTCCTAGGTATCCAAATTATCTCTTTATGTGA
- a CDS encoding ERCC4 domain-containing protein, putative, whose amino-acid sequence MDQLKILFSDNLKSGKLYSDLRSFLENETDGANDVRYSEMLDYEHIDMLRESIPFNNICLIYTNYLYKSHFVRTYEKKKKIITEASTHYKDTDFTYSEDEFSTLDMNPYSLALILLIVDSNYLEDQYKGEENNITYKIKRLREKYGSVRIICIFIGVREFLNIIDYTKHPQIFYDKNDNIIFNNKHLDRFIASLLIQYNVDTVEIENSTDIHKYIFKCCKYLHQSKIRKLNSYFKVKPAGIMSQFKNDNLNENKMYYTWVSQLMQITGISQDIAIRIAEEFNTPYDLIVHFKKINDEECLKDLIISSAYGERKLGKALSRKIYRIFSPNSNPYNAVS is encoded by the coding sequence ATGGATCAGCTAAAAATTCTTTTCAGTGACAACTTAAAAAGTGGAAAACTTTATTCTGATTTAAGGTCGTTCttagaaaatgaaacagACGGAGCAAATGATGTCAGATATAGTGAAATGTTAGATTACGAGCATATAGATATGCTGCGTGAATCGATtccttttaataatatatgccttatatatacaaattatttatataaatctcATTTTGTGCGtacatatgaaaaaaaaaaaaaaataataactgAAGCTTCAACTCATTATAAAGATACAGATTTTACATATTCAGAAGACGAATTTAGCACATTAGATATGAATCCTTATTCTCTtgcattaatattattaatagttGATTCCAATTATTTAGAAGATCAATACAAAGgggaagaaaataatataacttataaaataaaaagactCCGAGAGAAATATGGGAGCGTTagaataatatgtatatttataggaGTACgagaatttttaaatattatagacTATACCAAACACcctcaaatattttatgacaaaaatgataatataatttttaataataaacatttaGATAGATTTATTGCATCATTACTTATCCAGTATAATGTTGATACAGTCGAAATAGAAAATTCAACtgatatacataaatatatttttaaatgttgtaaatatttacatcAATCAAAAATTCGAAAActtaattcatattttaaagtaAAACCAGCAGGAATAATGAgtcaatttaaaaatgacaacttaaatgaaaataaaatgtattatacTTGGGTATCCCAATTAATGCAAATCACTGGTATATCTCAAGACATCGCCATTAGAATAGCTGAAGAATTTAACACCCCTTATGATTTAATTgtacattttaaaaaaataaatgatgaagaaTGTTTAAAAGATTTAATTATTAGTTCAGCATATGGAGAAAGGAAATTGGGAAAAGCGTTGTCACGAAAAATATACAGAATCTTTTCTCCGAATTCCAATCCTTATAATGCTGTTTCATAG